In a single window of the Solea senegalensis isolate Sse05_10M linkage group LG1, IFAPA_SoseM_1, whole genome shotgun sequence genome:
- the LOC122769958 gene encoding tomoregulin-1-like has product MVGCSCGSVRWLLCVSLLLLLHQTTASYSPQSGECRGKGKECADLSEKKSDLRVCDDSTCRYGGACRDDGAQLKCVCQFQCHKNYIPVCGSNGDTYQNECYRRQASCKQQRLISRVSDGPCSTDPGSGSGDGDDDEGSASDVGKKFTKCSTCKYGAECDEDSEDVWCICNIDCSGHNENPVCATDGNSYNNPCLVREASCMKQEQIDVKHLGRCPADKEKVGRKDDSSPFKINVLETTGLDHSDGFYAGMPIPCADTFCVHGKCEIKNNVATCRCDTGYKGQQCDEPQDFNILYVVPSGQKLHYVLIAAIIGAVQISIIVAVVMCITRKCPKNNRGRRQKQNLGHFSSDTNSRMV; this is encoded by the exons ATGGTGGGGTGTTCCTGCGGGAGTGTGCGGTGGCTGCTCTgcgtgtctctgctgctgctgctgcaccaaaCTACTGCTTCTTATTCTCCACAGAGCGGAGAGTGTCGAGGCAAAGGCAAAGAGTGCGCAG ATCTGTCAGAGAAGAAGAGTGACCTGCGAGTGTGTGATGACTCCACCTGCAGGTATGGAGGCGCCTGCAGAGACGACGGAGCTCAACTCAAATGTGTCTGTCAGTTTCAG TGTCATAAAAACTACATCCCAGTGTGTGGATCTAATGGGGACACGTACCAGAACGAGTGTTACAGGAGACAGGCGTCCTGCAAACAGCAGAGACTCATCTCCAGAGTGTCTGACGGTCCCTGCTCCACAG ATCCTGGCTCTGGTTCAGGAGATGGGGACG ACGATGAAGGTTCAGCCTCAGACGTCGGGAAGAAGTTCACGAAGTGCAGTACGTGTAAATACGGAGCGGAGTGTGACGAAGACTCTGAGGATGTGTG GTGCATATGTAACATTGACTGCAGTGGTCACAATGAAAACCCGGTGTGTGCCACCGACGGGAACTCTTACAACAACCCCTGTTTAGTGAGAGAGGCTTCGTGTATGAAGCAGGAGCAGATCGACGTCAAACACCTGGGCAGGTGTCCAG CTGATAAAGAAAAGGTGGGGAGGAAAGACGACAGCAGTCCTTTCAAAATTAACGTCTTAG AAACCACAGGTCTGGATCACAGTGATGGTTTTTACGCCGGGATGCCGATCCCCTGTGCCGACACCTTCTGTGTTCATGGGAAATGTGAGATCAAAAACAACGTCGCCACCTGCAG ATGCGACACAGGCTACAAAGGTCAACAGTGCGACGAGCCTCAGGACTTCAACATCCTCTATGTCGTCCCCAGTGGACAGAAACTTCACTACGTCCTCATCGCCGCTATCATCGGCGCCGTGCAAATTTCCATCATTGTCGCCGTGGTGATGTGCATCACGAG GAAATGTCCGAAAAACAACAGAGGGCggcgacaaaaacaaaaccttggACACTTTTCCTCGGACACTAACTCCAGGATGGTATAG
- the cavin4a gene encoding caveolae-associated protein 4a yields the protein MDQHKYRTAGVQEKLEIVGVEDEAGNPISALTILSLLERVAGIIDNVQSGQQRMEERQLELENNIKSIQGDVMKLAKDHGDTSGTVEKLLQKTRKVSANVKEVRSRVEKQNVRVKKVESTQDELLTRNKFRVVIYQGETEVPSVAVTKSPKGIGLEGLEIEPDSYDAPADLSSDEEYLSVEETESSRAARLKKSMVKSTETLKAAFSKENMNKTKDNLGSKFHNLGEKVMPPERREKMHQAGERLKQSGERLKDNIAKKAPNKETFRIKLKKERVVAEGQEGAEGEAEPHDQAKEGDEPQALSQGIAYTEVTTESKREGPVE from the exons ATGGATCAGCATAAGTATCGCACAGCGGGCGTCCAGGAGAAGCTGGAGATCGTCGGGGTGGAGGACGAGGCCGGGAACCCCATCAGCGCCCTGACTATCCTGTCCCTGCTGGAGCGTGTGGCCGGCATCATCGACAACGTCCAGTCTGGCCAGCAGCGCATGGAGGAGCGtcagctggagctggagaacaACATCAAGAGCATCCAGGGCGACGTGATGAAGCTGGCCAAGGATCACGGCGACACCAGCGGCACGGTGGAGAAGCTCCTGCAGAAGACCCGCAAGGTCAGTGCCAACGTCAAGGAGGTCCGCTCCCGTGTGGAGAAGCAGAACGTACGAGTCAAAAAGGTCGAGTCTACGCAGGACGAGCTGCTGACGCGCAACAAGTTCCGAGTGGTCATCTATCAG GGGGAGACAGAGGTTCCATCTGTTGCCGTCACTAAGTCTCCTAAAGGCATTGGCCTGGAGGGGCTGGAGATCGAACCCGACTCCTATGACGCCCCCGCTGACCTCTCCTCCGACGAAGAGTACCTGAGTGTGGAGGAGACAGAGTCTTCTCGAGCCGCTCGCCTCAAGAAGTCAATGGTGAAGAGCACGGAGACACTGAAGGCTGCTTTCTCCAAGGAGAACATGAATAAGACCAAAGACAACCTCGGCTCCAAGTTCCACAACCTGGGCGAGAAGGTCATGCCTCCCGAGCGGCGCGAGAAGATGCACCAGGCCGGTGAGCGGCTGAAGCAGTCGGGCGAGCGGCTAAAGGACAACATTGCCAAGAAAGCTCCCAACAAAGAAACCTTTCGCATCAAGCTGAAGAAGGAGAGGGTTGTCGCTGAAGGTCAGGAGGGCGCTGAAGGCGAAGCCGAGCCCCACGACCAGGCCAAGGAGGGAGACGAGCCACAGGCGCTGAGCCAGGGCATCGCCTACACCGAGGTCACAACGGAAAGCAAGAGGGAGGGGCCAGTGGAGTAG
- the ift57 gene encoding intraflagellar transport protein 57 homolog, with the protein MADDGRGADEEERGPGAAQHVFVLMESLLEKLKVLSYEEEILSKHNMKNLSRHYFVSSPYLASNPGEQFYMFTIIAAWLIDAAGRPFTEPQESDEPNATVSNILAELRAFGVKVDFPPSKLKSGSGEYVCLVLDRLAEEALRRRGFSFRRPTYPTETTEEESVMEDDAELTLSKVEEEMIDEPDEEEENMMDLEALKLRSTRAEMETSSKPDEILEATVDVAEWSLEVERVLPQLKVTVRMDNKDWRIHVDQMHQHRDGIRSSLKEAKSFLDKLQDDISRSLEKVSSREKYINNQLEHLILEYRSAQAKLSEVRERYQQASGGVTERTRVLAEISEELEKVKQEMEEKGSSMSDGAPVVKIKQSLTKLKQEIVQMDVRIGVVQHTLLQAKLKEKSNMTRDMHATNIPESTVGAGPFT; encoded by the exons ATGGCGGACGACGGCAGGGGGGCTGATGAAGAGGAGCGCGGCCCTGGAGCGGCTCAGcacgtgtttgtgttgatgGAAAGTTTACTGGAAAAACTCAAGGTGTTGAGTTATGAAGAGGAGATTCTGagcaaacacaacatgaaaaaccTGTCCAG aCATTATTTTGTCTCCAGTCCATATCTGGCTTCTAACCCTGGTGAGCAGTTCTACATGTTCACCATCATCGCAGCATGGCTCATCGACGCTGCGGGGAGGCCGTTCACCGAGCCGCAGGAGTCCGACGAGCCCAACGCCACCGTGTCCAACATCCTGGCGGAGCTGCGAGCTTTT ggtgttAAAGTGGATTTCCCACCCTCCAAACTGAAGTCTGGATCAGGCGAGTACGTCTGCTTGGTTCTGGACCGCCTGGCCGAGGAGGCCCTGAGGAGACGGGGCTTTTCCTTCAGAAG accAACCTACCCGACAGAAACCACAGAGGAAGAGTCTGTGATGGAGGACGACGCAGAGCTCACACTCAgcaaagtggaggaggagatgatc GACGAGcctgatgaggaggaggagaacatgaTGGATCTGGAGGCTCTGAAGTTACGCTCGACCAGGGCT GAAATGGAGACGTCATCTAAACCAGACGAAATCCTGGAGGCGACGGTGGATGTGGCTGAGTGGAGCCTGGAGGTGGAGAGAGTTCTGCCTCAGCTCAAAGTCACTGTCAGGATGGACAACAAG GACTGGAGGATCCACGTGGACCAGATGCATCAACATCGAGACGGGATCAGGTCTTCACTCAAAGAGGCCAAG AGTTTCCTGGACAAACTGCAGGACGACATCAGCAGGAGTCTGGAGAAagtgagcagcagagagaagtaCATCAACAACCAGCTGGAACATCTGATCCTCGAGTACAGGAGCGCCCAGGCTAAACTGAGCGAG GTCAGAGAGCGATACCAGCAGGCGAGTGGAGGAGTCACTGAACGCACCAGGGTCCTGGCTGAG atcagtgaggagctggagaaggtgaagcaggagatggaggagaaaggCAGCAGCATGTCCGATGGAG CTCCGGTGGTGAAGATCAAGCAGAGTCTGACGAAGCTGAAGCAGGAGATCGTTCAGATGGACGTGAGGATCGGCGTGGTGCAGCACACGCTGCTGCAGGCCAAACTCAAAGAGAAGTCCAACATGACGCGCGACATGCACGCCACCAACATCCCCGAGTCCACGGTTGGTGCCGGGCCCTTCACGTGA
- the tmem71 gene encoding transmembrane protein 71: MCFILVSGVRKQHRKQQQHFDDQQETLSCRQTCLCSSGAVTSSPIKRRLRTNPSSQSLDASLLSPDSSYVCYSSAEGNAPCCCRRSARLLTNGYYAVTEDSFTWDDEGNVSLTPCKTSVSYKENPVRVFRRRRRPRGALARLLSDVTESCQTWLGEKVFRGVFGTRQNLNLDLDLDSEYLRGHDWSRSSQQGAEPAVLDEAWSALSSSEVDDSRAFTYDLTEATPPPDKVSLPPALLIQEEICSEIYQSKELGGLSEVPPPSAFYTNACCCQMSPDHTGLTMKTFLLLIFTVFIVAALITRCPWWSTTLASTVFVAMTTCMFLTKAGPMGEWRRAKTEDITSRNE; this comes from the exons ATGTGCTTTATTCTAGTTTCCGGTGTGAGG AAGCAgcacagaaaacagcagcagcactttgaCG ATCAACAGGAGACTCTGAGCTGCAGACAAACATGTCTCTGTTCTTCTGGAGCTGTGACGA GTTCACCGATCAAACGAAGGTTACGGACCAATCCCTCGTCTCAGAG CCTGGacgcctccctcctctctcctgacTCCTCCTACGTGTGTTACTCCTCAGCGGAGGGCaatgccccctgctgctgccgccgctctGCGCGCCTCCTCACCAACGGCTACTACGCCGTCACCGAGGACAGTTTCACCTGGGACGACGAGGGCAACGTGTCCCTGACGCCGTGTAAGACCAGCGTCTCCTACAAGGAGAACCCCGTCAG AGTTTTCCGCCGCAGACGACGACCTCGTGGCGCGTTGGCCCGCCTCCTCAGTGATGTCACCGAGAGCTGCCAGACGTGGTTGGGCGAGAAAGTCTTCAGAGGTGTGTTTGGGACCCGACAGAACCtgaacctggacctggacctagACAGTGAGTATTTGCGAGGTCACGACTGGTCCAGGagcagccagcagggggcggagCCGGCGGTGCTGGATGAGGCATGGTCTGCACTGAGCAGCAGCGAGGTGGACGACAGCCGTGCTTTCACATACG ACCTGACAGAGGCAACGCCCCCTCCTGACAAAGTGTCCCTGCCCCCAGCGCTGCTGATCCAGGAGGAGATTTGCTCTGAGATCTATCAATCAAAGGAGCTGGGTGGGCTCTCAGAAGTCCCGCCCCCTTCTGCATTTTACACCAATGCCTGCTGCTGTCAGATGTCACCTGACCACACGG gtTTGACGATGAAGACTTTTCTACTCCTCATCTTCACCGTCTTCATTGTCGCGGCTCTGATCACGAG GTGTCCTTGGTGGAGCACAACGTTAGCATCCACCGTGTTCGTGGCGATGACGacgtgtatgt TCCTGACGAAGGCAGGGCCAATGGGCGAGTGGAGGAGAGCGAAGACGGAG gacATTACATCAAGAAACGAGTGA